The proteins below are encoded in one region of Sporosarcina sp. FSL K6-1508:
- a CDS encoding cell division protein FtsK, with product MKVFKKTIEFLNRMKVIDLWGGRNESLSDDEKEYIDKIPSQNPYGLIGLILGGIAFTFGPRYGFIPVITLIFCIVTFFTFDKEKEDNPWTFYVGITLASIGLIMFISGEVHHLIF from the coding sequence ATGAAGGTATTTAAAAAAACAATCGAATTTCTAAATAGAATGAAAGTCATCGACCTATGGGGGGGCAGAAACGAGAGTTTATCCGATGATGAAAAGGAATATATAGACAAAATTCCATCTCAAAACCCCTATGGGCTTATAGGATTGATATTGGGGGGAATTGCGTTTACATTTGGACCTCGGTATGGCTTTATTCCTGTTATTACTCTTATCTTTTGCATAGTTACCTTTTTTACTTTTGACAAAGAAAAAGAAGATAATCCTTGGACTTTTTACGTAGGTATAACGCTTGCATCGATTGGCTTAATTATGTTTATTAGTGGGGAAGTACACCATCTAATATTTTAA
- a CDS encoding aromatic acid exporter family protein, translated as MIGMGYRTIKTAVGAGLAIWIASLLDLEFATFAAIIVIMCIEKTKKKTLITMKDKFFASLLSLIIGALFFEVLGYNPIVFSLFILLFVPILVRGHIQAGFVTSMVVVLHVYTVKDATWAMFLNELYIIFIGMGIALLVNSFMPNFKRDIENFKKEIEQKFEIILFEFSAHLRDSMRNWDGKEILEVEDLINQSKSIAIQDVENRLLRKQNIDYYYLEMREDQLELLKHMMKIVAIFSSFSLDVKQKEMFAEFLENLSRNVHSGDTTDISLNELEKLNALIRKMELPKTREEFEIRANLFYLIFEMKNYLNIKKKLFAKRSQ; from the coding sequence ATGATTGGTATGGGCTATCGGACGATAAAGACTGCTGTAGGAGCAGGGCTGGCCATTTGGATTGCAAGTTTATTGGATTTGGAATTTGCAACGTTTGCAGCAATTATTGTTATTATGTGTATCGAGAAAACGAAGAAAAAGACATTAATTACAATGAAGGATAAATTTTTTGCCTCTCTCTTATCCTTGATTATTGGTGCTTTGTTTTTTGAAGTATTAGGTTATAATCCCATTGTCTTTTCCTTATTTATTTTATTATTTGTTCCAATCCTTGTAAGAGGTCACATTCAGGCTGGTTTTGTCACAAGTATGGTTGTCGTATTACATGTTTATACGGTAAAGGATGCTACCTGGGCTATGTTTTTGAATGAGCTCTATATTATTTTCATCGGTATGGGTATTGCTCTTCTCGTCAATAGTTTTATGCCGAATTTCAAGCGAGATATTGAAAACTTTAAGAAGGAGATTGAACAAAAGTTTGAAATTATTCTCTTTGAATTCTCTGCCCATTTAAGGGATAGTATGCGAAATTGGGATGGGAAAGAGATACTCGAGGTAGAAGATTTGATTAATCAATCTAAAAGCATTGCCATTCAAGATGTAGAAAATCGTCTGTTGCGAAAACAAAATATAGATTATTATTATCTGGAAATGCGAGAGGATCAACTGGAACTCCTAAAACATATGATGAAAATCGTTGCTATTTTCTCTTCATTCAGCCTAGACGTCAAACAGAAAGAAATGTTTGCAGAGTTCTTGGAGAATTTAAGTCGGAACGTTCATTCGGGAGATACAACGGACATTTCATTAAATGAGTTAGAGAAATTAAATGCCTTGATTCGCAAGATGGAGTTACCGAAGACAAGAGAAGAATTTGAAATACGGGCGAATCTATTTTATTTGATTTTTGAAATGAAAAACTACTTAAACATAAAGAAAAAACTTTTTGCAAAAAGAAGTCAGTAG
- a CDS encoding SLAP domain-containing protein: MQKLFFEPAWDKAIAPADRKKIMDHFKQQTKQLQGGAHLSFLWNARNHKGEHLITVLIHNFEDINFCLHNTVISYYEQGKQPVNATFSLPWEIAGNTSMPWTFIFSETNVTNTDPQYAIWN, encoded by the coding sequence ATGCAAAAGCTTTTTTTTGAACCTGCATGGGACAAAGCAATTGCCCCTGCTGATCGTAAAAAAATTATGGATCATTTCAAACAACAAACAAAACAGCTACAAGGCGGCGCCCATTTGTCATTCTTATGGAATGCTCGTAATCATAAAGGTGAACACCTGATTACCGTACTCATTCACAATTTCGAAGACATAAATTTCTGCCTACACAATACAGTCATTTCCTATTACGAACAAGGCAAACAACCGGTCAATGCTACGTTTAGCTTACCTTGGGAAATTGCCGGCAATACGTCGATGCCATGGACGTTTATATTTTCAGAAACGAATGTAACAAATACAGATCCCCAGTATGCAATTTGGAATTAA
- a CDS encoding DMT family transporter encodes MTIKSKSSKEAKKGVGLGAASAVAWGVDTVIIGIIIASTPFKEAVMLAPIIAAFMHDFFSSIWISLLMIIKGEFINVLKLYKTKSGAILVLGALSGGPLAMSFYFLGIQYAGVTYAASIASIFPGIGAVLAFFFLKEKMNKRTWSGVVLSIIGVIVIAYVPTKFDTESTFFIGILFSLGAAIFWGLEGVIGAWGMRGKEVVPLYAINIRQITSALSYAIILVPLLHGYPLVFEAAASNIVWIIVIAGFLGTANYSLYYSSINLIGAARGQSLNNTYVFWAILTEILFIGTPVNIQFIIGAIIIILASILVSGSLKK; translated from the coding sequence ATGACTATAAAAAGCAAAAGTAGTAAGGAAGCTAAAAAGGGTGTAGGCTTAGGGGCTGCTTCCGCAGTTGCATGGGGGGTAGATACGGTAATCATTGGCATTATAATAGCGAGTACTCCATTTAAAGAGGCCGTGATGCTTGCTCCGATTATAGCTGCATTCATGCATGACTTTTTCTCTTCAATATGGATATCTTTATTGATGATTATTAAGGGGGAATTTATAAATGTCTTAAAGCTCTATAAAACGAAAAGTGGTGCGATATTAGTTTTAGGTGCATTGTCGGGCGGACCTTTGGCAATGAGCTTTTACTTTCTTGGTATTCAATATGCTGGAGTCACCTATGCGGCAAGTATCGCTTCTATATTTCCTGGCATAGGAGCCGTGCTTGCATTCTTTTTTTTGAAGGAAAAAATGAACAAAAGAACTTGGTCCGGCGTTGTGTTGAGTATTATTGGGGTCATTGTAATAGCATATGTACCCACGAAGTTTGACACCGAAAGTACCTTTTTCATCGGAATATTGTTTTCGTTAGGCGCTGCCATCTTTTGGGGACTTGAAGGTGTAATCGGTGCTTGGGGGATGAGAGGAAAAGAAGTCGTACCGCTATATGCGATTAATATTAGACAAATTACTTCCGCTCTCAGTTATGCAATAATACTCGTTCCATTGCTGCATGGCTATCCTTTAGTATTTGAGGCGGCGGCATCCAACATTGTATGGATCATCGTCATCGCCGGTTTTTTAGGAACTGCTAATTATTCCTTATACTATTCGTCAATTAATTTAATCGGAGCCGCTAGGGGGCAATCACTGAACAATACGTATGTATTTTGGGCGATCTTAACCGAAATTCTGTTTATTGGTACTCCAGTTAATATACAATTTATCATAGGCGCAATTATCATAATTTTAGCGTCAATCCTCGTATCAGGAAGCTTAAAAAAGTAA
- the uvsE gene encoding UV DNA damage repair endonuclease UvsE, protein MTIVRLGYVAMSMELKNASPSQTMTFAQFQKIADREAAIRKLERIAQSNLKNTLRILKHNAASNIHFYRLTSRLIPLANHEALRDWDYLNPLRNLLREIGNFSKEYDIRIDFHPDHFVLINSTKKEVFKNSIQTLKMHYLLLKGMGIAPTHRCVMHVGGNYKETEASLERFIDNWMDVPKSIQKMVMLENDDTSFTLEDTLYLCEKLDIPLVFDYHHHLAHYRNVDWEVHWGRVIQTWKHSSLPVKMHISSPKSQKAFRHHADFIDLNMFFQFLKEIKGSVPQIDCMIEAKSKDNALFQLMEEINTRDDVEIIDGSSFHLK, encoded by the coding sequence ATGACCATTGTACGTCTCGGTTATGTTGCCATGAGTATGGAATTAAAAAATGCTTCCCCCTCACAAACGATGACGTTTGCACAATTTCAGAAAATTGCGGATCGGGAAGCAGCTATTCGCAAATTAGAACGGATTGCGCAATCGAATTTAAAAAATACACTGCGAATTCTAAAGCATAATGCGGCTTCAAATATTCATTTTTATCGTCTAACTTCCCGACTCATTCCTTTGGCAAATCATGAAGCACTTCGTGATTGGGATTATCTGAACCCGCTGCGCAATCTGCTGCGTGAAATCGGCAATTTTTCCAAGGAATATGATATAAGAATAGATTTTCATCCGGATCATTTTGTTCTCATTAATTCCACGAAAAAAGAAGTTTTTAAGAATTCTATCCAAACGTTGAAGATGCACTATTTATTATTAAAAGGGATGGGTATTGCCCCGACTCATCGCTGTGTCATGCATGTAGGTGGTAATTACAAGGAGACGGAAGCATCACTTGAACGTTTTATTGATAATTGGATGGACGTTCCAAAATCGATTCAAAAAATGGTTATGCTTGAAAATGACGATACTTCATTTACGCTAGAGGATACTCTATACTTGTGTGAAAAATTGGATATTCCGCTTGTCTTTGATTATCATCACCACCTGGCTCATTATAGAAATGTTGATTGGGAAGTTCATTGGGGCAGGGTTATCCAAACATGGAAGCATTCTTCTCTACCTGTAAAAATGCATATTTCCAGTCCTAAGAGCCAAAAAGCATTTCGACATCATGCTGATTTTATTGATTTGAATATGTTCTTTCAGTTTCTAAAAGAAATTAAGGGCAGCGTTCCGCAAATTGACTGTATGATTGAAGCGAAAAGTAAAGACAATGCCCTTTTTCAATTAATGGAAGAGATTAATACGAGAGATGATGTGGAAATCATTGATGGTTCTTCATTTCATTTGAAATAA
- a CDS encoding IS256 family transposase yields MTQFTTDIVQALVQKQDITEVFRSHLETAVNSLLTTELTAFLDYEKYDRIGFNSGNSRNGSYDRTLHTEYGDLRVTIPRDRNGDFKQQTVAPYKRSNDTLESFVIHMFQKGVTMSEIADLIEKMYGHHYTRQTISNMTQVVGEQVEAFNRRKLSARYVCVYLDATYISVRRETVSKEAVYIAVGIREDGSKEVIAYTIAPTESAFNWKELLLETKERGVEEVLLFLSDGLAGMIDTITSVFPKAQFQTCLVHVARNISHKVRVEDRAEICDDFKTVYRADDQEAGQVALDNFCSKWNKSYPKVTKSLATNDHLLTFYNFPKAIWRSIYSTNLIESFNKQIKKYTKRKEQFPNEEALERFLVSQFEEYNQRFAVRCHIGFDQARAKLAELFEVKE; encoded by the coding sequence ATGACTCAGTTTACAACAGATATTGTTCAAGCACTAGTACAAAAACAAGATATTACCGAGGTTTTTCGTTCGCATTTAGAAACAGCGGTTAATAGTTTACTGACTACTGAACTGACAGCTTTTTTAGATTATGAAAAATACGACCGAATAGGCTTTAATTCAGGGAATTCACGTAATGGTTCGTATGACCGAACGCTACACACGGAATATGGTGACCTCCGAGTTACGATTCCCCGTGATCGCAACGGTGATTTTAAACAACAGACAGTTGCGCCTTATAAGCGGTCAAACGATACACTCGAATCATTTGTCATTCACATGTTTCAAAAAGGCGTTACCATGTCGGAAATCGCAGATTTAATCGAGAAAATGTACGGTCATCATTACACACGTCAAACCATTTCTAACATGACACAGGTAGTGGGCGAACAAGTAGAAGCCTTTAATAGAAGGAAACTCAGTGCGCGCTATGTCTGTGTTTATTTAGACGCAACCTATATTTCTGTTCGACGTGAAACGGTCTCTAAAGAAGCTGTTTATATAGCTGTGGGCATTCGCGAAGATGGATCAAAAGAAGTAATTGCTTACACAATCGCTCCAACAGAATCAGCATTCAATTGGAAAGAGCTCTTACTGGAAACAAAAGAGCGTGGCGTAGAAGAAGTCCTTCTCTTCCTTTCAGACGGCTTAGCAGGCATGATTGACACGATTACAAGCGTATTTCCTAAAGCGCAATTCCAAACATGTTTAGTGCATGTGGCACGCAATATTTCACATAAAGTACGTGTCGAAGATCGTGCTGAGATTTGCGATGACTTCAAAACAGTTTACCGAGCAGATGATCAGGAAGCTGGGCAAGTCGCGTTAGATAATTTCTGTTCCAAGTGGAACAAATCATATCCAAAGGTAACAAAATCACTCGCTACAAATGATCATCTACTTACCTTCTATAACTTTCCAAAGGCAATTTGGCGCAGCATCTACTCAACGAATTTAATCGAGTCCTTTAACAAGCAAATCAAGAAATATACAAAGCGCAAAGAACAGTTTCCGAATGAAGAAGCACTCGAACGCTTCCTAGTCTCGCAGTTTGAAGAGTACAACCAACGCTTCGCCGTACGATGCCATATCGGTTTCGATCAAGCACGTGCAAAGCTGGCTGAGTTGTTTGAAGTGAAAGAATAA
- a CDS encoding DUF1871 family protein codes for MNHYQIVKEVINDWDPMHLLRYTSEDEYDPEISRIVSLLPTASVEKLAVVIHKVFDEMFSRSRVPSINNCYPSALKIWGVSIFMCK; via the coding sequence ATGAACCACTACCAAATTGTAAAAGAAGTAATTAATGATTGGGACCCGATGCACCTTTTACGTTACACATCTGAGGATGAGTATGATCCAGAAATAAGTCGCATTGTATCGCTATTACCAACTGCATCTGTTGAAAAATTAGCTGTAGTGATACATAAGGTCTTTGATGAAATGTTTTCGAGGAGTAGAGTACCTTCGATTAATAATTGTTATCCAAGTGCCTTAAAAATTTGGGGAGTGTCAATATTTATGTGTAAATGA
- a CDS encoding DUF4181 domain-containing protein — protein MTPILTILICILVSNYVINNVLTRKMHIKKRDSPNKYINTLHKYGEGILHWATIIVMVISITNYHHLRIFIFIVPCILFTFSTLMEWNYAKQNKTYLLSAVSCGLFIIGSIVYRLIYY, from the coding sequence ATGACACCTATTTTGACTATTTTAATTTGTATTCTTGTTTCAAACTATGTTATCAATAATGTTTTAACGAGAAAAATGCATATTAAGAAACGTGACTCACCAAATAAATATATAAATACATTGCATAAATATGGTGAGGGAATACTCCACTGGGCAACTATAATAGTTATGGTTATATCAATAACTAACTATCATCATCTTAGGATATTTATTTTTATAGTTCCATGTATTTTGTTTACTTTTAGTACCTTAATGGAGTGGAATTATGCAAAACAAAATAAAACATATCTATTAAGTGCAGTGTCTTGCGGCTTATTTATCATTGGTTCAATAGTGTATAGATTAATATACTATTAA
- a CDS encoding serine hydrolase domain-containing protein, translating into MKNVFIKITLLFITVTMLMSPVMGNGVVKAQEINYLTETEEKQIEKVITENMSKGNIPGLSITIVKDDKTVYQKGFGYSNLDEEKPVTSQSLFELASNSKAFTALAILSLVKSGQIELNDNVNKYIPWLKVKYKGKEIPITIEQTLHQTTGIPSSTINMIPVSNEDSALEETVRSLIGIELDSEPGKMFQYATINYDVLGLIIEQVTGETYEYYMEETILKPMELNNTYLIRNEEINNQMTNGYKMGFLKPQRYEAPIYRGNTPAGYIISSGEDMAKWLKIQMGTMNEVDFDKEIIKKTHKAYRAVDAAGDEVFYAGGWFLEPNEQVTHDGMNPNYSSYVTFSNKEKIGVAVLGNLSSNQVQNIGAGINEILQGGVVSNDIEDSNQYIDKLALGIILVLSILMLVVLIFIIRFLIKIYRKQLYFKFNGLKSILKLTLSLLFMLGLSYFIYLIPSLLLNGYSWKTMFVWSPISVQVALYSLYIIVWLIYLFFILKIHFKKE; encoded by the coding sequence ATGAAAAATGTGTTTATAAAAATAACATTATTGTTTATTACAGTAACAATGCTAATGAGTCCCGTAATGGGAAATGGAGTAGTAAAGGCACAAGAAATAAATTATTTAACTGAGACGGAAGAAAAGCAAATAGAAAAAGTCATAACGGAAAATATGAGTAAGGGGAATATCCCAGGATTATCTATAACGATAGTGAAAGATGATAAAACTGTTTATCAAAAAGGGTTTGGGTATTCAAATCTAGATGAAGAAAAACCAGTCACTTCCCAGTCTTTATTTGAATTAGCATCTAATAGTAAAGCTTTTACTGCATTAGCTATTTTGAGTTTAGTTAAAAGTGGACAAATAGAGCTTAACGATAACGTAAATAAGTATATACCTTGGCTAAAAGTAAAGTATAAAGGAAAAGAAATACCAATAACGATTGAGCAAACGCTACATCAAACAACTGGAATCCCCAGCTCTACTATAAATATGATCCCCGTTTCTAATGAAGATAGTGCGCTGGAAGAAACAGTCAGAAGCTTAATTGGAATAGAGCTAGATAGTGAACCAGGTAAGATGTTTCAATATGCGACAATAAATTATGATGTCCTAGGATTAATTATTGAACAAGTAACAGGTGAGACATACGAATACTATATGGAAGAAACTATTTTAAAACCAATGGAATTAAATAATACGTACCTAATCCGAAATGAAGAAATAAACAATCAAATGACTAATGGATATAAAATGGGGTTTTTGAAACCACAACGATATGAAGCACCGATATATAGGGGAAACACCCCAGCAGGATATATTATATCTAGCGGGGAGGATATGGCAAAATGGCTTAAAATCCAAATGGGTACGATGAATGAAGTTGATTTTGATAAAGAAATCATTAAAAAGACTCATAAGGCTTATCGTGCTGTTGATGCAGCAGGTGATGAAGTATTCTATGCTGGCGGCTGGTTCCTTGAACCAAATGAACAGGTCACTCATGACGGAATGAATCCAAACTATTCTTCTTATGTAACATTCAGTAACAAAGAAAAAATTGGAGTTGCTGTATTAGGTAATTTAAGTTCAAATCAAGTTCAAAATATAGGGGCAGGAATTAATGAAATATTACAGGGAGGTGTTGTTAGTAATGACATAGAAGATTCAAACCAATATATAGATAAGTTGGCACTTGGTATCATACTTGTTTTAAGCATCTTAATGCTAGTTGTTTTAATTTTCATCATCAGGTTTTTAATAAAGATATATAGAAAACAGTTATATTTTAAATTTAATGGTTTAAAAAGCATTCTTAAACTGACTTTGTCTTTATTATTTATGTTGGGGTTAAGTTATTTTATCTATTTAATACCAAGCCTTTTACTAAATGGTTATTCATGGAAAACCATGTTTGTTTGGAGCCCTATTAGTGTTCAGGTGGCATTGTATTCATTATATATTATTGTTTGGCTTATATATTTATTTTTTATACTGAAAATCCATTTTAAAAAGGAATAA
- a CDS encoding tyrosine-type recombinase/integrase: MEGFSPQTLKAYQSQSLLLIGDFMDVEMELLDTNRLKGYLAVSGKHLTKREIEHLRESCHSSMEKVIFEFMFSTGCRIGEIVSLEKNDINWSNQFAIVKGKGNKEREVYFNTRCDIWLKRYIESHNDNNPAIFVTVRQPHKMSVAQMRYIIKRISNRAEINKEIHPHQLRHSYATHLLNNGAPIDVIQSLMGHEKSETKRIYAQLSGRLRKEYYQMYF, from the coding sequence ATAGAGGGTTTTTCACCACAAACGTTGAAGGCCTATCAGTCACAGTCTTTGCTACTAATTGGTGATTTTATGGATGTAGAGATGGAATTGCTGGATACAAATCGACTAAAAGGATATCTTGCTGTATCGGGCAAGCATTTAACCAAACGGGAGATTGAACACCTTCGTGAATCCTGTCATTCCTCAATGGAAAAAGTGATTTTTGAATTTATGTTTTCTACTGGTTGTCGAATTGGTGAAATAGTTTCGTTAGAAAAGAACGATATTAATTGGTCCAATCAATTCGCGATCGTTAAAGGAAAAGGTAATAAAGAAAGGGAAGTTTATTTTAATACACGTTGTGATATATGGCTTAAACGCTATATTGAAAGCCATAATGACAACAATCCTGCCATCTTTGTGACCGTAAGGCAGCCACATAAAATGAGTGTTGCCCAAATGCGATACATCATCAAGCGGATCTCAAATCGTGCTGAAATCAATAAAGAGATTCATCCACACCAACTTAGACACAGCTATGCAACTCATTTGTTGAATAATGGAGCTCCTATTGATGTCATACAAAGTCTTATGGGGCATGAGAAAAGTGAAACCAAAAGGATATACGCTCAATTAAGCGGAAGGCTAAGGAAAGAGTATTATCAGATGTACTTTTAA
- a CDS encoding histidine phosphatase family protein yields MGNIILIQHCQSAHHINNMSGGWTDTPLTDLGRKQAKLIGDKLKEEIVDNNEYAFYSSDLLRAAQTAEIIGNQINLKVIKNKGLREINTGVAAGKTKDWARENRIPRKNSGFDLDYQEFKDGETWREFYSRVCSCMDRIYEIEKGKTLLIVTHGGTLGYIMAWWMKFEAEMIVNAYFSSSVGGITVLSQNSFQQNVLNKFNDTSHFPLLN; encoded by the coding sequence GCAACATTATCTTGATACAGCATTGTCAATCAGCACACCATATAAATAACATGTCAGGAGGATGGACAGATACACCTTTAACAGATTTAGGGAGAAAACAAGCAAAACTTATAGGGGACAAATTAAAAGAGGAAATAGTAGATAATAACGAATATGCTTTTTATTCATCTGATTTATTAAGAGCAGCACAAACAGCGGAAATAATTGGCAATCAGATAAACTTAAAAGTCATCAAAAATAAAGGACTTCGTGAAATAAATACTGGTGTTGCAGCAGGAAAAACAAAGGATTGGGCAAGAGAAAATAGAATTCCAAGGAAAAATAGTGGATTTGATTTAGATTATCAAGAATTTAAAGATGGAGAGACATGGAGAGAGTTTTATAGTCGTGTTTGTAGTTGTATGGATAGGATATATGAAATAGAAAAGGGAAAAACTTTATTGATTGTCACACATGGTGGTACTTTGGGTTATATTATGGCTTGGTGGATGAAATTTGAAGCTGAAATGATTGTTAACGCATACTTTTCTTCATCAGTAGGAGGTATTACAGTTCTAAGTCAAAATAGTTTTCAGCAGAACGTTTTAAATAAGTTTAATGATACCTCTCATTTCCCTTTATTGAACTAA
- a CDS encoding permease prefix domain 1-containing protein produces MKQIEQFVNSIYAHLSGKEAKELKQEMRSHLLETVEELKAEGKSEQEAISIALDRFGDEKQVTIGLLTIFQYQNKFVKWLLRSAVIFLLIGLIVSISLFIRDKAYSDTLNLMDNLVQSYQTKGEFTSEDELALQDMVERNSKWFDNISYFAFIKDSEVDGKKTSEKLFTQGKEGAGESGMIRQGKIGKDNNLWHVEYEYKAYNYLKYEFLYYIFFAISGVLFILWGVVRFNNRNRLKAFT; encoded by the coding sequence ATGAAACAAATCGAGCAATTTGTCAATTCTATATATGCCCATTTAAGTGGGAAAGAAGCAAAAGAGTTGAAACAAGAAATGCGTTCACATTTATTAGAAACTGTTGAAGAGTTAAAAGCAGAAGGGAAATCAGAGCAAGAAGCAATTTCGATTGCTCTAGATAGATTCGGAGATGAAAAACAAGTCACAATTGGGTTATTAACAATTTTTCAATATCAAAATAAGTTTGTAAAATGGCTATTACGTTCAGCAGTTATATTTCTATTGATAGGATTGATTGTTTCGATTAGTTTATTCATAAGGGACAAAGCTTACAGTGACACCTTAAATTTAATGGATAATTTAGTACAATCATATCAAACGAAAGGTGAATTCACTTCTGAAGATGAACTTGCCTTACAAGACATGGTTGAACGGAATTCAAAGTGGTTTGACAATATTAGTTATTTCGCATTCATAAAGGATTCTGAGGTAGATGGTAAAAAGACAAGTGAAAAATTATTTACTCAAGGAAAAGAAGGCGCCGGGGAATCTGGTATGATTAGACAGGGGAAAATCGGAAAAGACAATAATCTTTGGCATGTGGAATATGAATATAAAGCTTACAATTATCTGAAGTATGAGTTTCTCTATTATATTTTCTTTGCTATTTCAGGTGTTTTATTTATTCTTTGGGGTGTAGTTCGTTTTAACAATCGGAATCGCTTGAAAGCTTTTACGTAG
- a CDS encoding tRNA dihydrouridine synthase has protein sequence MNNEDNFWLDLPKPFFILAPMEDVTDVVFRHVISEAAKPDVFFTEFTNSESYCHPEGRDSVRGRLTFTEDEQPIVAHIWGNKPAFFEQMSIDMKKLGFRGIDLNMGCPVQNVAANGKGAGLIRNPENAAEIIQAAKAGGLPVSVKTRLGYTHIDEWLEWLGHVLKQDIANLSIHLRTKKEMSKVDAHWELIPEIKKLRDEIAPNTLLTINGDIPDRATGLKLVEQYGVDGVMIGRGVFTNPFAFEIDPKEHSVKEFIDLLFLHLDLHDKYSKEFGPRPFKPLLRFFKIYIRGFKGAGELRNQLMDTKSTDEVRRLVQQVLDNEKD, from the coding sequence ATGAATAACGAAGATAATTTTTGGCTTGATTTACCGAAGCCGTTTTTTATATTAGCACCAATGGAAGATGTCACAGATGTAGTATTTCGTCACGTCATTAGTGAAGCTGCAAAACCCGACGTATTTTTCACGGAATTCACAAATTCTGAAAGTTATTGTCACCCTGAAGGAAGAGACAGTGTACGTGGTCGGTTAACGTTTACAGAAGATGAGCAACCGATTGTCGCTCATATTTGGGGCAATAAACCCGCATTTTTTGAACAGATGAGTATTGATATGAAAAAACTCGGGTTTAGAGGTATCGATTTAAACATGGGATGCCCCGTACAAAACGTCGCAGCCAATGGTAAAGGTGCCGGATTAATACGAAATCCTGAAAATGCAGCAGAAATTATTCAAGCAGCAAAAGCAGGTGGATTACCAGTTAGTGTTAAAACAAGATTAGGCTACACACATATTGACGAGTGGCTCGAATGGTTAGGACATGTTTTGAAACAAGATATTGCGAATCTTTCCATTCACCTTCGTACAAAAAAAGAGATGAGTAAAGTAGATGCACACTGGGAACTAATTCCTGAAATAAAAAAATTACGAGATGAAATTGCTCCAAATACGTTGTTAACCATTAATGGAGATATTCCTGACCGCGCAACAGGATTAAAATTAGTGGAACAATACGGCGTCGATGGTGTCATGATTGGCCGCGGCGTTTTCACCAATCCTTTTGCTTTTGAAATAGACCCTAAAGAACATAGTGTGAAAGAGTTTATCGATTTGTTATTTTTACACTTAGATCTCCACGATAAATATTCAAAAGAATTCGGACCTCGTCCATTTAAGCCACTTCTCCGCTTTTTCAAAATCTATATTCGTGGATTTAAAGGTGCAGGTGAACTAAGAAACCAATTAATGGATACAAAGTCAACGGATGAAGTACGTCGTTTAGTACAACAAGTTTTAGATAACGAAAAAGATTGA
- a CDS encoding PadR family transcriptional regulator, translated as MEVNKEVLKGHIDTLILSLVHTRDMYGYELAKLVRERSDGQFELKEGTLYLSLKRLEKNQWIESYWGDEQGPGGRRKYYKITPLGEDGFEEKRQEWEFVKKIIDLFLEGGEQ; from the coding sequence TTGGAAGTAAATAAAGAAGTTCTAAAAGGTCATATTGATACGTTAATTCTATCTCTTGTACATACAAGAGATATGTATGGCTATGAATTAGCTAAATTAGTTCGAGAAAGAAGCGATGGACAATTTGAATTAAAAGAAGGTACGCTTTATTTATCTTTAAAGAGATTAGAGAAAAATCAATGGATTGAATCTTACTGGGGTGATGAACAAGGACCAGGAGGAAGAAGGAAATACTATAAAATCACACCACTTGGTGAAGATGGATTTGAAGAAAAACGTCAGGAATGGGAATTTGTAAAAAAGATTATTGACTTATTTTTAGAAGGAGGAGAACAGTAA